The Clostridium sp. AWRP genome has a window encoding:
- a CDS encoding chromate transporter, with translation MISTNRFKSDTFTITKLFFTWLQIGFTSFGGGATTQYLIQEQFIYKHKWITDEEYANIIGMCQITPGMNIIAYTILIGKKLAGGIGIFISLVGLILPSAAVTIVLTTIYTSISKSLKVHSALHAVFAAIFGIALATNWRNVQPIIIKNHKKGSMIFGVTIAIMIGSGVIYIFFNPSVILLYVLGGLCGAAAYWYISKKEVRVNK, from the coding sequence ATGATTAGTACAAATAGATTTAAATCAGATACTTTTACAATTACCAAACTATTTTTTACATGGTTACAAATTGGTTTTACATCATTTGGTGGTGGTGCAACTACCCAATATCTTATTCAAGAACAGTTTATTTATAAGCATAAATGGATAACAGATGAAGAATATGCTAACATTATTGGAATGTGTCAAATAACACCTGGTATGAATATTATTGCATATACGATACTTATAGGAAAAAAGTTGGCTGGTGGGATAGGAATATTTATATCCTTGGTGGGACTTATTTTGCCTAGTGCGGCAGTTACAATTGTATTAACTACGATTTATACTTCCATTAGTAAGTCATTAAAAGTACATTCTGCACTTCATGCAGTATTTGCTGCTATTTTTGGTATAGCTTTAGCTACAAATTGGAGAAATGTACAACCTATTATTATAAAAAATCATAAAAAGGGATCTATGATTTTTGGCGTAACAATTGCAATAATGATTGGTAGTGGAGTTATTTATATATTTTTTAATCCATCTGTAATTTTATTATATGTTTTAGGTGGATTATGTGGTGCTGCTGCTTATTGGTATATTTCTAAAAAAGAGGTGAGGGTTAATAAATGA
- a CDS encoding chromate transporter — protein MSWVIFFGALLKSVLFSSGGYGPLPSLHSDFINYGWAGQKQFTESLAIGQITPGPNGLWVVSLCYLIAGLRGALLACIALLLPPLLILIVQHYYTRIAKYPATQGLLDGVVIVIASFSVIVVFKIFVSNGIDVETIAIASISFILAISRRVSTNVILLVSLLVGVVF, from the coding sequence ATGAGCTGGGTTATATTTTTTGGGGCTTTACTTAAATCAGTTTTATTTTCTTCGGGAGGTTACGGCCCCTTACCTAGTTTGCACTCTGATTTTATAAATTATGGATGGGCAGGCCAGAAACAATTTACTGAATCCTTGGCAATTGGACAAATTACTCCTGGACCTAATGGACTTTGGGTTGTCAGTTTGTGTTATTTAATTGCTGGATTACGCGGAGCACTATTAGCATGTATTGCATTACTTCTACCACCATTATTGATTCTAATTGTTCAGCATTATTATACTCGTATTGCAAAGTATCCAGCAACACAAGGATTACTTGATGGAGTAGTAATTGTTATAGCTAGCTTTAGTGTAATAGTTGTATTTAAAATATTTGTAAGTAATGGTATTGATGTAGAGACGATTGCCATTGCATCCATAAGTTTTATTTTGGCAATATCAAGGCGTGTATCTACAAATGTTATACTACTAGTTTCGCTTTTAGTAGGTGTAGTATTTTAA
- a CDS encoding DJ-1/PfpI family protein, producing MNINIILFNNFETLDIFGPIEILGQIKDYQIHYYSEAGGVITNAQNLKVVTEPISSADESGILVIPGGMGTRELINNTSFLNKLKSIAEKSTYCLSICTGSAVLAGCGVLKNRKATSNKQALEWVKSVSDQVNWVEKARWVADGKYYTSSGISAGIDMTLGFISDRFGKDKAIKIANDIEYIWNDDCTNDIFAG from the coding sequence ATGAATATTAATATTATACTATTTAATAATTTTGAGACTCTAGATATATTTGGACCAATAGAAATACTAGGACAAATAAAAGACTATCAAATACACTATTATTCAGAAGCTGGAGGTGTTATTACCAATGCACAAAATCTTAAAGTTGTAACCGAGCCTATTAGTTCGGCAGATGAAAGTGGTATATTAGTTATTCCAGGAGGAATGGGTACAAGAGAATTAATTAATAATACATCTTTCTTAAATAAATTAAAGTCAATTGCAGAGAAATCTACATATTGTTTATCTATATGCACTGGTTCAGCAGTATTAGCAGGGTGTGGAGTTTTAAAGAATAGAAAAGCTACATCTAATAAACAAGCCTTAGAATGGGTAAAATCAGTAAGTGACCAAGTAAACTGGGTGGAAAAAGCACGTTGGGTTGCTGACGGAAAGTATTATACATCATCAGGTATTTCAGCTGGAATTGATATGACATTGGGTTTCATTTCGGATAGATTTGGTAAAGATAAAGCTATAAAAATTGCTAATGATATTGAATATATATGGAATGATGATTGTACAAATGATATATTTGCAGGATAA
- a CDS encoding flavodoxin family protein encodes MKKLVVYESIHHGNTQKIGKMVAECLNADLAKADDVNINIINDYDLIGFGSGIYYGKFHKNIVELIDKLPTLSGKKAFIFSTSGQGKNKYNNPIGQKLKEKGFEVVGSFACKGYDTFGPFKIFGGIAKGRPNNEDFQNAKEFVQNLFVK; translated from the coding sequence TTGAAAAAGTTAGTAGTTTATGAATCTATACATCATGGTAACACTCAAAAAATAGGCAAAATGGTAGCAGAGTGCTTAAATGCTGATTTAGCAAAAGCTGATGATGTAAATATAAATATTATAAATGACTATGATTTAATTGGTTTTGGTTCTGGAATATATTATGGGAAGTTTCATAAAAATATTGTTGAACTAATTGATAAGTTGCCAACTTTGTCTGGTAAAAAAGCATTTATTTTTTCAACCAGTGGACAAGGCAAGAATAAATACAATAACCCTATTGGACAAAAATTAAAAGAAAAAGGTTTTGAGGTTGTTGGAAGTTTTGCTTGTAAAGGCTACGACACATTTGGACCATTTAAGATATTTGGAGGAATTGCAAAAGGCAGGCCCAATAATGAAGATTTTCAAAATGCAAAAGAGTTTGTTCAAAACTTATTTGTTAAATAA
- a CDS encoding helix-turn-helix transcriptional regulator, whose translation MKNNIKALRKQLGLRQEDVANALNVTRQTINAIENSKYNPTLELAMRLAKLLNTTVDELFTLCD comes from the coding sequence ATGAAAAATAATATAAAGGCTTTACGCAAACAGCTTGGACTTAGACAGGAAGATGTAGCAAATGCTTTAAATGTAACAAGACAAACTATAAATGCCATTGAAAATAGTAAATATAATCCTACATTAGAATTAGCCATGAGATTAGCTAAATTATTAAATACTACAGTAGATGAATTATTTACACTTTGTGATTAG
- a CDS encoding diguanylate cyclase — MKFLYKVILVLVILVALSCFVQFVVFNKFFISNTNSLLLSTNEKASENISMQLMENFNKVQIFLKTVASDEKIRKNQELLNKFNEIIPEVDVVTIFNSRGDILCISGNAHIPNVSNLAYRDYFQQATRGKIYISDVFTSTSGIKIVVISVPIVKNNSIDGVVAGIVRLQGTSLASMFSNKKFGRSGYISILDSHGYVVYHPDKGQIGKKSIVFGKLHGKSGSKIMKDYSGKDQFVGFSKVSNLNWYVIVITPTADIMTSRNIVVYETFIGSVIVGILIILLGIYTIKRYSKPLDKLIFSFNALKVGKYKKIDPYNYGKEFQEMVRVYNHTIERLEEEYNDLEEAADIDSLTGAYNRRAFNNLLSILKQEISNCSLESLGVLLLDIDHFKELNDTSGHLAGDDVLKKLTQIMKSTTGDRSVFRFGGDEFAVVIRNVSDERLLSIAEAIRLKGEETLNGCTVSIGAAKFPKDTYSIDKLIDFADKALYTSKKSRNKVTIFMK; from the coding sequence ATGAAGTTTTTATATAAAGTTATATTAGTGCTTGTAATTTTAGTTGCTTTAAGTTGCTTTGTTCAATTTGTAGTATTTAATAAATTTTTTATTTCTAATACTAATTCTTTGTTATTGAGTACTAATGAAAAAGCTTCAGAAAATATTAGTATGCAGCTTATGGAAAATTTTAATAAAGTACAGATTTTTTTGAAAACAGTTGCATCAGATGAGAAAATCAGAAAAAATCAAGAACTTCTTAATAAATTTAATGAAATCATACCTGAAGTAGATGTAGTAACAATTTTTAATTCTAGAGGAGATATTTTATGTATATCTGGTAACGCGCATATACCAAATGTTTCAAATTTGGCATATAGAGATTATTTTCAGCAGGCAACTCGTGGTAAAATATATATCAGTGATGTTTTTACAAGTACCAGTGGAATTAAGATTGTTGTAATATCGGTCCCAATTGTGAAAAATAATAGTATTGATGGGGTAGTTGCTGGAATTGTTAGATTACAAGGAACTTCTTTAGCATCCATGTTTAGTAATAAGAAATTTGGAAGAAGTGGTTATATTTCCATTTTAGACAGCCATGGTTATGTTGTTTATCATCCTGATAAAGGACAAATTGGTAAAAAATCTATAGTTTTTGGTAAATTGCATGGAAAATCAGGTTCAAAGATCATGAAAGATTATTCAGGGAAGGATCAGTTTGTTGGATTTAGTAAAGTTTCAAATTTGAACTGGTATGTAATTGTTATTACTCCTACTGCTGATATAATGACAAGTAGGAACATTGTAGTTTATGAAACATTTATAGGGTCAGTTATAGTGGGTATTTTGATTATTTTACTTGGTATATATACAATAAAGCGATATAGTAAACCATTAGATAAACTAATTTTTTCATTTAATGCTTTGAAAGTTGGAAAATACAAAAAGATTGATCCATATAATTATGGTAAGGAGTTTCAGGAAATGGTTAGAGTTTATAACCATACAATTGAAAGGTTAGAAGAAGAATATAATGATCTTGAAGAAGCTGCTGATATTGATTCTTTGACAGGTGCTTATAATAGACGTGCATTTAATAACCTTTTAAGCATTTTAAAACAAGAAATAAGTAATTGCAGTTTGGAGAGTTTAGGGGTTCTTTTACTGGATATTGATCATTTTAAAGAACTGAATGATACATCAGGGCATTTAGCTGGAGATGACGTACTTAAAAAACTTACTCAAATAATGAAATCTACTACTGGAGATAGGTCCGTATTTCGTTTTGGTGGAGATGAATTTGCTGTTGTAATTCGCAATGTTTCAGATGAAAGATTGTTGTCCATTGCAGAAGCAATTCGATTAAAAGGTGAAGAAACTTTAAATGGTTGTACTGTTAGTATTGGTGCAGCTAAATTCCCCAAAGATACTTATTCTATAGATAAATTGATAGATTTTGCAGACAAAGCTCTTTATACAAGCAAAAAAAGTAGAAATAAAGTAACTATTTTTATGAAATGA
- a CDS encoding NUDIX domain-containing protein — protein MELWDVYDSERNKTNRTMVRGTDFNEGDYHMVVHICIFNSKGEMLIQQRQPFKEGWSNMWDITVGGSAIEGETSQMAAERELMEELGIKINLQDIRPHLTINFDNGFDNVYLIQKDIDIVDLTLQYKEVQCAKWASKKEIFSMIDSGEFIPYYKSLIQLFFDIKNQYGCHQTI, from the coding sequence ATGGAATTATGGGATGTATATGATAGTGAAAGAAATAAAACAAATAGGACAATGGTTCGGGGAACGGATTTTAATGAAGGCGATTATCATATGGTTGTTCACATTTGCATATTCAATTCGAAGGGTGAGATGTTAATTCAACAAAGGCAGCCATTTAAAGAAGGTTGGTCCAATATGTGGGATATTACAGTTGGGGGAAGTGCAATTGAAGGTGAGACAAGTCAAATGGCTGCAGAAAGAGAACTGATGGAGGAATTAGGAATAAAAATTAATCTGCAGGATATAAGACCACATCTTACGATTAATTTTGATAATGGATTTGATAATGTATACTTAATTCAGAAGGATATAGATATTGTTGATTTAACTTTACAGTATAAAGAAGTTCAATGTGCAAAATGGGCGTCAAAAAAAGAGATTTTTTCTATGATAGATAGTGGTGAATTTATTCCATATTATAAAAGTTTAATACAATTATTTTTTGATATTAAAAATCAATATGGATGTCATCAAACAATATAA
- a CDS encoding DUF3795 domain-containing protein yields MFQSRCGVCCNECERKEKVNCTGCINMEKPFWGGECGVKKCCEGKGLNHCGECSEFPCKILSTMGVEEGFDPEPKIQQCRKWANE; encoded by the coding sequence ATGTTTCAATCAAGATGTGGAGTGTGTTGTAATGAATGTGAGAGAAAAGAAAAAGTAAATTGTACAGGGTGTATTAATATGGAAAAGCCATTTTGGGGTGGAGAATGTGGTGTAAAAAAATGTTGTGAAGGTAAGGGCTTAAATCACTGTGGAGAATGCTCAGAATTTCCATGTAAGATTCTTTCTACTATGGGGGTTGAAGAAGGCTTTGATCCAGAACCCAAAATTCAACAATGTAGAAAGTGGGCTAATGAATAA
- a CDS encoding MarR family transcriptional regulator, which produces MSKSNKNQIEEFSELWHQIIKKSNFRKVEDQFQRLNGLTTIEISIINIVSKNPDVILGEIVLALDIPKSTLTNAINRLEKRNYINRIISKRDRRSYGLKLTEEGYLAQKEHLNFEYTVYERLLDALDTNAEKQELFKLFRKIINNLEE; this is translated from the coding sequence ATGAGCAAGTCAAATAAAAATCAAATCGAAGAATTTAGTGAACTTTGGCATCAAATTATTAAAAAATCTAATTTTAGAAAGGTAGAAGATCAATTTCAGCGGTTAAATGGATTAACAACTATTGAGATTAGTATAATTAATATTGTTTCAAAAAATCCTGATGTAATTTTGGGTGAAATAGTTCTAGCTTTAGATATACCAAAAAGTACGCTGACAAATGCTATTAATAGACTTGAAAAGCGAAATTATATAAATAGAATTATTAGCAAAAGAGATAGAAGATCTTATGGACTAAAACTTACTGAAGAAGGTTATCTTGCTCAGAAAGAACATTTGAATTTTGAATATACGGTATATGAAAGACTATTGGATGCCCTTGATACTAATGCAGAAAAGCAAGAATTATTTAAATTATTTAGGAAGATTATTAATAATTTAGAAGAGTAA
- a CDS encoding DUF4386 family protein has translation MNIITFYRISGVFIILVALGFTISQTGITKLFNYPQILRSPVDVILSKYYEGGAKLKFFWTCFALSSLMLIPMSAIFYKVLNRNDTPYLIIGAAFGIVSGVFYVLGLMRWTFLVDNLSSKYVNETDNTNMKETIGIIFQSFHLYCGNSIGETMGFLCMGIWISISGISMLGSKILTPFIGLGFIVCGIGIFLGPLEWVGVKFANKVNKLSMKILMLLLVYMGIKLIIC, from the coding sequence GTGAATATAATTACATTTTATAGAATTTCAGGAGTGTTTATTATTTTAGTTGCATTAGGATTTACTATTAGTCAAACAGGTATAACTAAGTTGTTTAATTATCCTCAAATACTAAGATCCCCTGTTGATGTTATTTTGTCAAAATATTATGAGGGGGGAGCAAAGTTAAAATTTTTTTGGACCTGTTTTGCATTGAGCTCATTAATGCTAATTCCAATGTCTGCAATATTTTATAAAGTTTTAAATAGAAATGATACTCCTTATTTAATAATTGGAGCAGCATTTGGGATAGTATCTGGAGTTTTTTATGTTTTAGGACTTATGAGATGGACATTTTTAGTAGATAATTTATCAAGTAAGTATGTAAATGAAACTGATAATACCAACATGAAAGAAACAATTGGAATAATTTTTCAATCCTTTCATTTGTATTGCGGAAACTCAATTGGTGAAACAATGGGATTCTTATGCATGGGTATATGGATTAGTATATCAGGAATATCAATGCTTGGTTCAAAAATATTGACTCCATTCATAGGTTTAGGATTTATTGTTTGTGGTATAGGAATATTTTTAGGCCCTTTAGAGTGGGTGGGTGTTAAATTTGCCAACAAAGTAAATAAGTTATCTATGAAAATATTAATGCTGCTTCTTGTGTATATGGGAATAAAATTAATTATTTGTTGA
- a CDS encoding L-2-amino-thiazoline-4-carboxylic acid hydrolase, with product MKYGFFPRMMWLAFHGSFEKQLHIMTGDDPKIVMKKAKVVYQRILEEIPEFDKNDKFIANILNAAMLAAVYLSLKEKPKLDNITTYYHKAMNESVVMKHFMKNQNKYSEEAQIKLAQQAKVSQSKTNPYTWKFRYEAGSDINSFYMYFDTCGICYLFQKLGISEITPAMCSYDYDMAELGGSVLMRQYTLAKDGTCCDFHYQKK from the coding sequence ATGAAGTATGGATTTTTTCCAAGGATGATGTGGCTTGCTTTTCACGGTTCATTTGAGAAACAGTTACATATTATGACAGGTGATGATCCAAAGATAGTGATGAAGAAAGCAAAAGTTGTTTATCAAAGAATTTTAGAAGAGATTCCTGAGTTTGATAAAAATGATAAATTCATTGCAAATATTTTAAATGCAGCTATGTTAGCCGCTGTATATCTGAGTCTTAAAGAAAAACCAAAGCTTGATAATATTACAACGTATTATCATAAGGCGATGAATGAAAGTGTGGTAATGAAACATTTCATGAAAAATCAAAATAAATATTCCGAGGAAGCACAAATAAAATTAGCACAACAGGCAAAAGTAAGTCAAAGTAAAACTAATCCTTATACGTGGAAATTTCGTTATGAAGCTGGATCTGATATAAATAGTTTTTATATGTATTTTGATACTTGTGGAATATGTTATCTGTTTCAAAAGCTTGGAATATCAGAAATAACACCTGCAATGTGTTCCTATGATTATGATATGGCCGAGCTAGGAGGTTCAGTGCTTATGCGGCAGTATACTTTAGCAAAAGATGGAACCTGCTGTGATTTTCATTATCAGAAAAAGTAA
- a CDS encoding 2-dehydropantoate 2-reductase has product MKIAILGAGAMGSLYATYLSSIHEVTLLDSYKPQVDAINTNGLTKVEKDNTESNYTIKASISGTDIGIQDLLIVFVKSINTFDAVKENQAIIGPKTIVMTLQNGAGNNHDIGNFVKKEHIIVGTSSHNSVSLGLGKFFHSGCGPTNIGPDFPCDESQKAVKIIAQAMCQCNLDVNIIDNIQKVLWGKLFVNCGVNALSAIMECNLGKIHSNPYLWEICTKIVHECVLVAKADGTCFNQAEALETVQHVCISDAAGYASMYQDRQHKRRTEIDKINGVVANLGQTYCIDTPYNEMLVDQIHALEHSYLLS; this is encoded by the coding sequence ATGAAAATTGCAATCTTAGGAGCTGGTGCTATGGGGAGTCTATATGCTACCTATCTTTCTAGTATCCATGAAGTAACACTGCTGGATAGTTATAAGCCCCAAGTAGACGCCATCAATACAAATGGTCTAACCAAAGTTGAAAAAGACAATACTGAATCAAATTATACCATTAAGGCCTCAATAAGTGGAACTGATATCGGAATCCAGGATTTATTAATTGTATTTGTAAAAAGTATTAACACTTTTGATGCAGTCAAAGAAAATCAAGCTATAATCGGACCAAAAACCATTGTCATGACATTACAAAATGGTGCTGGTAACAATCACGACATTGGAAACTTTGTTAAAAAAGAACATATTATCGTTGGTACCAGCAGTCATAACAGTGTTAGTCTTGGTTTAGGTAAATTTTTTCACTCAGGATGTGGCCCTACCAATATTGGTCCTGACTTTCCCTGCGATGAATCACAAAAAGCAGTGAAAATTATAGCACAAGCCATGTGCCAGTGCAATCTAGACGTCAACATCATCGATAATATTCAAAAAGTACTATGGGGAAAATTATTTGTAAACTGTGGTGTAAATGCCCTATCCGCAATAATGGAGTGTAATCTAGGTAAAATTCATTCCAATCCTTATCTCTGGGAAATCTGTACAAAAATAGTTCACGAATGTGTCCTTGTAGCTAAAGCTGATGGTACATGCTTTAACCAAGCAGAAGCTCTTGAAACTGTGCAGCATGTATGCATAAGCGATGCCGCTGGTTATGCCAGCATGTATCAAGACCGTCAGCATAAACGCCGTACAGAAATTGATAAAATTAATGGTGTAGTTGCCAATCTTGGACAAACTTACTGTATTGATACTCCTTATAACGAAATGCTTGTAGATCAGATACATGCATTAGAACATTCCTATTTATTATCTTAA